In the genome of Paenibacillus pabuli, one region contains:
- a CDS encoding GNAT family N-acetyltransferase, with product MTVTSIIEQIRIIEYDPSYAAALADMWNRSNESWGGGTNQRTEDTVRREMESSSNLNAFLAIHENEVVGFCSFAHYRYDENALYVPLLNVRPDYHGYKVGRNLILNAVRKTVEAGWPRLDLFTWAGNTKAVPMYKKCGFFWEKKDDNVHLMNFIPTILQTEALAPYFEELDWYADSTRELVIEPDGRRERGFDFFDYSWKKGDISLRAEFEKSGRGLTALETPDYEIFTEIDDHDLVFGSEYKVRYRITNRSTSELKFEIKGHDNKNIRFALDDARAVAPGETVYVEGAFHLDPVKEEQSQNKTHPVVASTWLIGGRKAEFRMGVAPKFPAKINTVLPVKELYTGIPAELYLNVDNNFDSEAEFSFDLPEDEFLEWAERSVSFTVPAKGKASVPIAFTLHSYGLYSQEVVVTAVPTDKQAVSFTTKMSVLMKGIEGRYGGENGDQWVAVNGAFSLHMGKQDNIMWVEYPGSRHTFWWTYPKLGKPYAEELSKKQAREVKIYPEGERQIFEAIYDSEDFPGLQIKSVVKLSASGIAEFHHEIENTRGTAWEEDLFLMNNFGFFGNGLILPYQGRFVDMGDDYAGDPNHWDSAQITENWLFCKEEYGACGIYWDPSLKLIRPEYTLGLQHEIGRLEAGTVARTKETVFALNTFAKWSDFRAFARKQRNPVLPLLDSHLDLTLSGGNPFTPEVLKVELNERKLVPLAGKLELYVQNGGEPEYTAMATEFNSEQQLDTAKVEFSPEKTNLHDEHGSGWKVRGVYRGEDRIQERTALWFPQTGTDVERVSEEGPTGTLYTVNNGVLSIAVAPNFGSVVHSLKYQGEEWLDSSYPEPAPRSWWNPWYGGLGVGIPGMNGFSRQSESRAASWTEQKDQSGNVWKGVRLTTRIEKHEMNRGITIHQHYLMLPGVPVLCTLLAVTNESGLMLTNYSLAEERFFQPSPVFAEGWIEQPGKDRFPLGKVDVGLPLQDILRTGSVSRKHMLHAVNRYPNQSAWAFANNQVTGQNVNHHLTLPNGETVWTEPTYLILGQIPLNSEDLHGLLQLNFATSKGEEEA from the coding sequence ACGAGAATGCATTGTATGTACCGCTATTGAATGTTCGTCCCGATTATCACGGCTACAAGGTCGGACGTAATCTGATCCTGAACGCCGTTCGCAAGACCGTGGAAGCGGGATGGCCTCGCCTGGATCTGTTCACGTGGGCAGGTAACACCAAGGCTGTACCGATGTACAAGAAATGCGGGTTCTTCTGGGAGAAAAAAGATGATAATGTGCATCTGATGAATTTCATCCCGACCATTTTGCAGACGGAAGCACTTGCACCTTATTTTGAGGAACTGGATTGGTACGCAGACAGCACGCGTGAACTCGTTATCGAGCCGGATGGCCGACGGGAGCGTGGTTTCGATTTCTTTGATTATTCCTGGAAAAAGGGAGATATCTCCTTGCGAGCCGAATTCGAGAAGTCCGGTCGAGGGCTTACAGCTCTCGAAACACCAGATTACGAAATCTTCACAGAGATCGACGATCATGATCTCGTATTTGGTTCCGAATACAAGGTTCGTTACCGGATCACGAACCGCTCAACTTCCGAGCTGAAGTTCGAGATCAAGGGTCACGACAACAAAAATATTCGTTTTGCGCTGGACGATGCGAGAGCTGTTGCTCCGGGAGAAACGGTATACGTGGAAGGGGCGTTCCACCTTGACCCGGTTAAGGAGGAGCAGAGTCAGAATAAGACCCATCCCGTTGTTGCGAGCACATGGCTGATCGGTGGCAGAAAAGCCGAGTTTCGTATGGGCGTTGCCCCGAAATTTCCGGCTAAGATCAACACGGTGTTGCCTGTAAAAGAGCTCTATACAGGTATCCCGGCTGAGCTATACCTGAACGTGGATAATAATTTTGATTCCGAAGCGGAGTTCTCTTTTGACCTGCCGGAAGACGAATTTCTGGAGTGGGCAGAACGTTCGGTAAGCTTCACGGTCCCTGCAAAAGGTAAAGCATCTGTACCGATAGCCTTTACATTACATTCGTATGGACTTTATTCGCAAGAAGTCGTGGTAACGGCTGTTCCGACGGATAAACAGGCGGTATCTTTTACAACCAAGATGTCTGTGTTGATGAAGGGGATAGAGGGACGTTATGGCGGGGAGAACGGAGACCAGTGGGTAGCTGTAAACGGCGCATTCTCTCTCCATATGGGCAAGCAGGATAATATCATGTGGGTTGAATACCCTGGGTCCCGTCACACGTTTTGGTGGACCTATCCGAAGCTGGGCAAGCCGTACGCAGAGGAGCTGTCCAAAAAACAAGCGAGAGAAGTGAAGATTTATCCCGAGGGAGAACGGCAAATTTTCGAGGCCATCTATGACTCGGAGGACTTCCCTGGCTTACAGATCAAGTCTGTCGTCAAGCTGTCTGCGAGCGGAATTGCCGAATTCCATCATGAGATTGAAAATACACGAGGCACAGCATGGGAAGAGGACTTATTCCTGATGAACAATTTTGGATTTTTCGGAAACGGCTTAATCCTTCCTTATCAGGGCCGATTTGTGGATATGGGTGATGATTATGCAGGCGATCCGAACCACTGGGACAGTGCGCAGATTACGGAGAACTGGTTGTTCTGCAAGGAGGAGTATGGTGCATGCGGCATCTATTGGGACCCTTCCCTGAAGCTGATCCGGCCAGAATACACGCTCGGGTTGCAGCATGAGATTGGGCGTTTGGAGGCGGGAACCGTGGCGCGTACCAAGGAAACCGTATTTGCCCTGAACACCTTTGCCAAATGGTCGGATTTCCGGGCATTTGCCCGGAAGCAGCGTAACCCGGTCCTCCCGTTGTTGGATAGTCACCTTGATCTGACGCTGAGTGGCGGTAATCCATTTACCCCAGAAGTGTTAAAAGTGGAGTTGAACGAACGTAAACTGGTTCCGCTCGCTGGCAAGCTGGAGCTATATGTGCAGAATGGCGGCGAACCGGAGTACACGGCAATGGCCACGGAATTCAATTCGGAACAGCAGTTGGATACGGCAAAGGTGGAGTTCTCCCCTGAGAAAACGAATCTTCATGACGAGCACGGAAGTGGTTGGAAGGTCCGTGGGGTATACCGTGGGGAGGATCGAATTCAGGAGCGAACGGCCCTCTGGTTTCCTCAGACTGGAACAGATGTTGAACGTGTGAGTGAAGAAGGACCAACGGGGACTTTGTACACCGTGAACAATGGCGTACTATCCATTGCTGTGGCTCCGAACTTCGGAAGCGTTGTACACTCTCTGAAATATCAGGGGGAAGAATGGCTGGATAGCTCGTATCCTGAACCGGCACCACGTTCGTGGTGGAATCCGTGGTACGGCGGACTGGGTGTGGGCATTCCCGGCATGAACGGTTTCAGCCGCCAATCGGAATCGAGAGCGGCCTCCTGGACAGAACAGAAGGATCAATCCGGCAACGTTTGGAAGGGCGTAAGGCTGACCACCCGAATTGAGAAGCATGAAATGAATCGGGGCATCACGATTCATCAGCACTATCTGATGCTGCCTGGCGTTCCCGTGCTCTGTACACTGCTTGCCGTAACCAACGAAAGCGGCTTGATGCTGACGAATTATTCCCTTGCAGAGGAGCGTTTTTTTCAACCTTCACCTGTGTTTGCAGAAGGTTGGATAGAGCAACCGGGCAAGGATCGATTCCCGCTTGGCAAGGTGGATGTGGGCCTGCCACTGCAGGATATTTTGCGAACAGGATCAGTTTCGCGTAAACACATGCTTCATGCGGTGAACCGTTATCCGAATCAGAGTGCTTGGGCTTTTGCCAACAATCAAGTCACTGGTCAAAACGTGAATCATCATCTGACACTCCCGAACGGGGAAACGGTCTGGACAGAGCCGACCTATCTGATCTTGGGGCAAATTCCTCTGAATTCGGAGGATCTACATGGCCTTTTGCAGCTAAACTTTGCAACTTCAAAAGGTGAAGAGGAGGCTTAA